Proteins from one Juglans microcarpa x Juglans regia isolate MS1-56 chromosome 1S, Jm3101_v1.0, whole genome shotgun sequence genomic window:
- the LOC121246931 gene encoding 3-ketoacyl-CoA synthase 1-like produces MNSIEMDNERLTAEMAFKDSSSAVIKIRRRLPDFLQSVKLKYVKLGYGYSCNPATILMFVMILPLAFSLLLQVTGLKLDGVSELWINRRVVFDDLVNAGTKPAASALFLILFCIYRAKRSKAVYLVDFACYKPDNERKVTGDFFLKMSEDSGAFQEESLQFQRRITVRSGLGDETYLPKGITSRPPKLSMEEARSEAEAVMFGALDALFEKTGIRAKDVGILVVNCSLFNPTPSLSSMIVNHYKLRTDIKSYNLGGMGCSAGLISIDLAKDLLNANPNTYALVVSTENITLNWYFGNDRSMLLSNCIFRMGGAAVLLSNRAQDRGRSKYELIHTVRTHKGADDQNYNCVYQREDDKGLVGVSLARELMAVAGEALKTNITTLGPLVLPFSEQFIFFVTLVRKKILKAKVKPYIPNFKLAFEHFCIHAGGRGVLDELEKNLQLSEWHLEPSRMTLHRFGNTSSSSLWYELAYTEAKGRVSSGDRVWQIAFGSGFKCNSAVWRALRPIPVGDSRGNPWVDSIGIYPVKVPVG; encoded by the coding sequence ATGAATAGCATAGAGATGGATAACGAGAGACTAACAGCGGAAATGGCGTTTAAAGATTCGTCCTCGGCTGTTATCAAAATCCGGCGACGTTTGCCGGATTTCTTACAGTCCGTGAAGCTCAAGTACGTCAAATTAGGCTATGGGTACTCATGCAACCCTGCCACTATTCTAATGTTCGTTATGATTTTGCCTCTGGCCTTTTCCTTATTGCTTCAGGTCACTGGTTTAAAGCTGGACGGAGTTTCTGAGTTGTGGATAAACCGGAGGGTTGTGTTCGATGACCTCGTTAATGCAGGCACAAAACCGGCCGCTTCTGCTTTGTTTCTCATCCTTTTTTGCATCTATCGAGCCAAGCGTTCCAAGGCCGTTTATCTCGTAGACTTTGCATGTTACAAGCCGGACAACGAACGGAAAGTGACCGGCGattttttcttgaagatgaGTGAAGATAGTGGAGCATTCCAGGAGGAGAGTCTCCAGTTTCAGAGACGAATAACGGTCAGGTCGGGTCTTGGCGACGAGACATATCTGCCAAAAGGAATTACGTCCAGACCCCCAAAATTAAGCATGGAAGAGGCCCGATCCGAGGCTGAGGCTGTCATGTTCGGAGCATTGGATGCGCTTTTTGAAAAAACTGGCATTAGAGCAAAAGACGTCGGAATCCTTGTTGTTAACTGTAGCTTGTTCAATCCAACCCCATCTCTGTCCTCCATGATTGTCAACCATTACAAGCTCCGAACCGACATTAAGTCCTACAACCTCGGCGGCATGGGTTGCAGCGCCGGCCTTATTTCGATCGACCTCGCGAAAGATCTTCTTAATGCAAACCCCAACACGTACGCCCTCGTTGTAAGCACCGAAAACATCACTCTCAACTGGTACTTCGGCAACGACCGGTCGATGTTGTTAAGTAACTGCATCTTCCGCATGGGGGGTGCGGCAGTGCTCTTATCGAACAGGGCACAGGATCGGGGCCGATCTAAGTATGAGCTTATCCACACGGTTCGAACCCACAAAGGCGCAGACGACCAAAATTACAACTGTGTCTACCAGAGAGAGGATGATAAAGGACTTGTCGGGGTTTCCCTCGCTAGAGAATTAATGGCGGTGGCCGGAGAAGCATTGAAAACGAATATCACGACCCTGGGTCCTCTGGTTCTGCCATTTTCCGAGCAATTCATCTTCTTTGTTACGCTGGTGAGGAAGAAGATCCTGAAAGCGAAGGTGAAGCCATACATACCGAACTTCAAGCTGGCTTTCGAACATTTCTGCATACATGCAGGCGGAAGAGGGGTGCTGGACGAGTTGGAGAAGAACTTGCAGCTGAGTGAGTGGCACTTAGAGCCGTCGCGGATGACCCTGCACCGCTTCGGAAACACGTCGAGTAGCTCGTTGTGGTACGAGCTGGCTTATACGGAGGCGAAGGGCCGTGTTTCATCCGGTGATCGAGTCTGGCAAATTGCGTTCGGCTCGGGATTCAAGTGTAACAGCGCAGTTTGGAGGGCGCTGAGGCCGATTCCGGTGGGCGACAGCCGAGGTAACCCCTGGGTAGACTCCATTGGTATCTACCCGGTTAAAGTTCCTGTTGGGTAG